From one Cucurbita pepo subsp. pepo cultivar mu-cu-16 chromosome LG17, ASM280686v2, whole genome shotgun sequence genomic stretch:
- the LOC111778592 gene encoding uncharacterized protein LOC111778592, which translates to MGVEKDGSKNGGSYGGGFFHLFDWTAKSRKRLFSSKPDVQERSKQGNRSAGNSPLTQAHLIGLDECGTGRSIKGSSDYSCSSSVTEDEGCGVKVPGVVARLMGLDSLPSSHFSDTYFTPSFDTQSLQEAPSDRGSFNYRHDCPIMFSGNLLDQVDDRAAAPSRKPSETKPQKILSRPIEKFQTEILPPKSAKSIPITHHKLLSPIKSPAFIPTKNAAHIMEAAARIIDSVPPATTKSKISSIGSSSAAPLKLQAPKEKIDISQKMPLVRSSSVSLKAKELKEKAESSHKSARFLETSRKPLESNASRLLKGQSMNKSWDGSQDSSSFKVLPDVEYSSSKNKGKSISLAIQAKVNVQRRENVNTHSHRNFTGQKQQNEGGKSSQPLKTQTSSQKNLHVQSSVCNASNNHPLKQNNQRQNCHVDRVKLPSKKPISNTEGKKLLSENLSFRHRRNAGRVVVGSKAGARKTGLEISDREKVDLHSNAKNLPRKKRSIDKDQRFDKKQARDDMLTDKIQMSIHSNSNNIADSSSSSLAQDCRKKGTDIVSFTFTAPLTRKVPGSDTYGHIESKLRGPHGSDSLKSSSIECNIIGENALSALLEQKLRELIDKVESSSPSIESITRGSESSCLSTSDHLSPSLDTLDMLSTKLNETIQQSSVCSKQSGLYSFDYSSTDSSLQGLKQEFPLVHRIEECSSNSIDADADAEMLLKVRHLSPVSILEHSFSSESCDSSDSNSREGNKFCSSIQGQDVIEPDTELLDSASSLTNEAPTSKFSSSISKCTTGRTVWELEYIKDILCDVELMFNDYVLGRSHEVINPYLFNILENQNKGSEQRVRRKALFDCVCECLDLRCRQYVGGGYKMWGKGLGVLGRKEQLGKEIWKEISEWSGMGDCMVDELVDNDMSCWHGRWLDFEVDAFTIGVELESQILDSLVEEVLGDIAIP; encoded by the exons GACTGCTAAATCTCGAAAGAGATTGTTCTCCAGCAAGCCGGATGTACAAG AGCGTTCTAAACAAGGGAATAGAAGTGCTGGAAACTCGCCCTTGACACAGGCTCATCTG ATAGGTTTGGATGAATGTGGAACAGGGCGAAGTATTAAAGGAAGCAGTGATTATAGTTGTTCTTCATCTGTGACGGAGGATGAAGGATGCGGAGTTAAGGTCCCTGGGGTAGTTGCTAGGCTTATGGGATTGGATTCCTTACCGTCATCCCATTTTTCAGATACCTACTTTACCCCATCATTTGATACTCAATCTCTTCAAGAAGCTCCCAGCGATAGGGGAAGTTTCAATTACCGTCATGACTGCCCAATCATGTTCTCTGGTAATTTGCTTGATCAGGTTGATGACCGTGCAGCTGCTCCGTCTAGGAAACCTTCAGAAACAAAGCCTCAGAAGATTCTTAGCAGGCCGATAGAAAAGTTCCAAACAGAAATTCTTCCTCCTAAATCAGCCAAATCAATTCCAATTACTCACCATAAGCTTCTGTCCCCTATTAAGAGTCCTGCTTTCATTCCGACTAAGAATGCTGCTCACATAATGGAAGCTGCTGCAAGAATAATAGATTCTGTACCTCCAGCTACtaccaaaagtaaaatttcaTCGATTGGATCTTCTTCAGCAGCACCCTTGAAGTTGCAagctccaaaagaaaaaatagatataTCACAAAAAATGCCTCTAGTTAGGTCCTCTTCAGTTAGCTTGAAGGccaaagaattaaaagagaaagCAGAGTCCTCTCATAAATCAGCCAGGTTTCTTGAAACTTCTAGAAAGCCTTTGGAATCAAATGCCTCCAGGCTTTTGAAGGGACAGTCTATGAACAAAAGCTGGGATGGATCTCAAGATTCATCATCATTCAAGGTTTTACCTGATGTGGAATATAGTTCCTCCAAGAACAAAGGAAAATCCATATCACTTGCAATACAAGCAAAAGTTAATGtacaaagaagagaaaatgtgAATACCCATAGCCATAGAAATTTTACTGGCCAGAAACAACAGAATGAGGGGGGGAAGTCAAGCCAGCCCTTAAAGACACAGACAAGCTCTCAGAAAAATCTGCACGTACAATCCTCTGTCTGCAATGCTTCTAATAACCATCCTCTCAAGCAGAATAACCAGAGACAAAACTGCCATGTTGACAGGGTAAAATTACCATCAAAGAAACCAATTTCCAACACTGAGGGAAAGAAATTACTTAGTGAAAATCTTTCTTTTAGACATCGAAGAAATGCAGGAAGAGTTGTCGTCGGTTCAAAAGCTGGTGCCAGAAAGACAGGCTTGGAAATCTCCGACAGGGAAAAGGTAGACTTGCATTCTAATGCAAAAAATCTTCCTAGGAAGAAACGGTCAATCGATAAGGATCAACGCTTTGATAAGAAACAAGCCAGGGATGATATGTTAACTGACAAAATCCAGATGTcaattcattcaaattcaaacaatattgCCGACAGTTCTTCTAGTAGTTTGGCTCAAGATTGCAGAAAAAAGGGGACAGACATTGTTTCTTTTACATTTACTGCCCCACTTACAAGGAAGGTGCCTGGATCTGATACCTATGGTCACATTGAATCAAAACTTAGAGGGCCGCATGGATCAGACAGTTTGAAGTCATCCTCAATAGAGTGCAATATAATTGGAGAAAATGCCTTGAGTGCACTTTTAGAGCAGAAGTTAAGAGAACTAATTGATAAGGTTGAGTCCTCCTCCCCTAGCATCGAATCTATCACTAGAGGATCTGAGAGTTCTTGTTTATCGACTTCTGATCATCTTTCACCCTCTCTTGATACGCTCGATATGTTGTCCACAAAGTTGAATGAGACGATCCAGCAAAGTTCGGTTTGCAGCAAGCAATCTGGTCTATATAGTTTTGATTATTCTTCTACTGATTCTTCGTTACAAGGATTAAAGCAAGAATTCCCG TTAGTTCATAGGATTGAAGAATGTAGCAGTAATAGTATTGATGCTGATGCTGATGCTGAGATGTTGCTCAAAGTTCGACATCTGAGTCCCGTCTCGATTCTTGAACATTCGTTTTCATCTGAAAGCTGTGACTCATCAGATAGTAACAGCAGAGAAG GAAACAAGTTTTGTTCATCAATCCAAGGCCAAGATGTTATTGAACCCGATACAGAGTTGCTTGATTCTGCATCATCCTTAACCAACGAAGCTCCAACAAGTAAGTTCAGTTCATCAATCTCGAAATGTACTACAGGACGTACCGTGTGGGAACTAGAATACATAAAGGACATACTCTGTGATGTGGAGTTGATGTTCAACGATTATGTATTGGGACGCTCCCATGAAGTCATAAACCCTTATCTATTCAATATATTAGAGAATCAAAACAAAGGATCGGAGCAAAGGGTTAGACGGAAGGCATTATTTGATTGCGTTTGTGAATGTTTGGACTTGAGATGTAGACAGTACGTAGGCGGAGGGTATAAAATGTGGGGAAAAGGATTGGGAGTATTGGGAAGAAAGGAACAGTTAGGCAAAGAGATTTGGAAGGAGATTTCAGAGTGGAGCGGAATGGGGGATTGCATGGTGGATGAATTAGTTGACAACGACATGAGTTGCTGGCATGGAAGATGGTTGGACTTTGAAGTTGACGCTTTCACAATCGGAGTCGAACTCGAATCTCAAATTCTTGATTCTTTAGTTGAAGAAGTGCTTGGTGATATCGCCATTCCTTAA